In Melopsittacus undulatus isolate bMelUnd1 chromosome 6, bMelUnd1.mat.Z, whole genome shotgun sequence, the following proteins share a genomic window:
- the CCDC50 gene encoding coiled-coil domain-containing protein 50 has translation MAGIGIDHSKLPGVKEVCRDFAILEDHTLAHSLQEQEIEHHLATNVQRNRLVQHDLQVAKQLQKEEDLKARAQIQKHQKDLERQDCEIAQEIQVKLVFEAEQRRRQEEKDEDIARLLQQKELQEEKKRKKHYTESQGHTGYEDSYYAENGGSKLRGTKQAMYDTPRREQELSDAEIARKLQEEELLADEADQKAAQVAQDEEIARLLMAEEKKAFKKGREREKSSFERRRHDQDWKHDASESTRSRSKEGPETQRHKGERSSRSQPLRDDFEHARYYTSQPSPMRQIPKPEHSPKGSRRKQ, from the exons TGTGTCGAGACTTTGCTATTTTGGAAGATCATACCTTGGCCCACAGCTTACAGGAGCAGGAGA TTGAGCATCACTTGGCAACAAATGTTCAACGTAATCGTCTCGTGCAACATGACTTGCAGGTGGCCAAGCAACTGCAAAAAGAAGAGGATCTGAAAGCACGTGCTCAAATccaaaaacaccaaaaagaCTT AGAGCGACAGGACTGCGAGATTGCTCAGGAAATCCAAGTGAAGCTTGTGTTTGAAGCGGAGCAGCGCCGCaggcaagaggaaaaagatgaG GACATTGCCCGTCTTCTACAACAGAAAGaactgcaagaagaaaaaaagcgGAAGAAGCACTACACAGAATCCCAGGGACACACAGGCTATGAAGATAGCTATTATGCAGAAAATGGAG GCAGTAAGCTGAGGGGGACGAAGCAAGCCATGTATGATACACCCCGAAGGGAACAGGAGTTGTCTGATGCAGAGATTGCTCggaagctgcaggaggaagagctCCTG gCTGATGAGGCAGATCAAAAGGCAGCTCAAGTAGCCCAAGACGAG GAAATTGCCCGACTCTTGATGGCTGAGGAGAAAAAGGCTTTcaagaaagggagggagagagaaaagtcTTCCTTTGAAAGGAGGAGGCATGATCAAGACTGGAAG CATGATGCAAGTGAGTCCACACGTTCAAGGTCAAAAGAAGGACCTGAAACTCAGCGACACAAAGGTGAAAGATCCTCAAG GTCACAGCCTCTCCGTGATGACTTTGAACATGCTCGGTATTACACAAGCCAGCCCAGCCCTATGCGCCAGATCCCCAAACCTGAGCACTCTCCTAAAG GTTCCCGTAGGAAGCAGTAA